A stretch of the Ascaphus truei isolate aAscTru1 chromosome 4, aAscTru1.hap1, whole genome shotgun sequence genome encodes the following:
- the LOC142492457 gene encoding taste receptor type 2 member 40-like — MFVNFSSLWFATVLCVYYCVKITNYNHFLFIYVKVRINKLVPWLLLASLLTSLASSLPFGWYAFNLNYSNSTNNLLKNSTVQDIIVVEYYTNQYIMYGLGSSLPFTIFCVATFLLIKSLWLHTRQMRSSGMSIRSPSLDTHFRVVKSMVFFLFLNIICFSSMNVIFSRVLPIGNPWLVFLSILTSAYPFLHSAVLIFCNKKLKQTFLDICHGAVKFTQKQRNSAKSSNDFTTGRPHGKYLDC, encoded by the coding sequence ATGTTTGTGAACTTCTCCAGTCTCTGGTTTGCCACGGTGCTCTGTGTATACTACTGCGTTAAAATCACAAACTACAACCATTTCTTATTCATCTATGTGAAAGTCCGGATCAACAAACTAGTCCCATGGTTACTTCTGGCATCTCTGCTGACTTCTCTGGCTTCCAGTCTCCCCTTCGGCTGGTATGCTTTTAACTTGAACTACAGCAATTCAACAAACAACCTCTTGAAAAACAGCACTGTGCAAGATATTATTGTGGTGGAATATTATACCAACCAGTACATTATGTACGGCTTAGGATCTTCGCTGCCATTCACCATATTTTGTGTTGCAACTTTTCTTTTAATTAAATCGCTTTGGCTGCACACCAGGCAGATGAGAAGCAGTGGCATGAGCATTAGAAGCCCCAGCTTGGACACTCACTTCAGAGTAGTAAAAAGTATGGTCTTCTTCCTTTTTCTAAATATCATTTGTTTCAGTAGCATGAATGTGATATTTTCCAGGGTGCTGCCAATAGGAAACCCTTGGTTGGTGTTCCTCTCTATTTTGACTTCTGCCTATCCGTTTCTGCACTCTGCGGTTTTGATCTTCTGCAATAAAAAGCTCAAACAGACATTTCTAGATATATGCCACGGAGCTGTGAAATTTACTCAAAAACAGAGAAATTCTGCCAAATCCAGCAACGATTTCACAACTGGACGTCCACATGGTAAATATCTAGATTGTTAA